The Plasmodium yoelii strain 17X genome assembly, chromosome: 8 genome includes a region encoding these proteins:
- a CDS encoding fam-b protein, translated as MRVSILKFVFFSIIICFFKYAKNELYFINERNIYHERNIIQLRSIRILADVDNQFDLNDFYQSTLSLANQFNDYDNDDEEMISIRNIIDSHIKKHKENNTLPDLNNVDKRTKKLIHGLHKEIEEFKKELDNKGDNELAIQPIHDKIIIKKDENSSVSEHEDFKQLKNSENILEINDDKFDDKYYEIKTSNNYKKFKINENIKKDKEKPLKKLLMVSFTILLAMIVSGTIKLLLILAPLGALIFRSWRKVRKYSFKL; from the exons ATGAGAGTcagtattttaaaatttgtttttttttcaattattatttgtttttttaaatatgccAAAAAT GAATTATACTTTATAAATGAGAGAAACATATATCATGAAAGGAATATAATACAGCTTAGAAGTATTAGGATATTAGCAGATGTAGACAATCAATTTgatttaaatgatttttatcAATCAACTTTGAGTCTTGCAAATCAATTTAATGACTAcgataatgatgatgaagaAATGATATCTATTCGAAATATTATAGATTCACATATAAAGAAgcataaagaaaataatacattacccgatttaaataatgtagATAAAAGAACGAAAAAGTTAATTCATGGACTTCACAAAGAAATAGaagaatttaaaaaagagCTTGATAATAAAGGGGATAATGAATTAGCAATACAACCAATacatgataaaataataataaaaaaagatgaaaatagtTCTGTATCAGAACATGAAGACTTTAAACAATTGAAAAATTCTGAAAATATTTTGGAGattaatgatgataaatttgacgataaatattatgaaattaaaacaagtaataattataagaaattcaaaattaatgaaaatattaaaaaagataaagaaaAACCGCTTAAGAAGTTGCTGATGGTGTCTTTTACAATTTTGTTGGCGATGATAGTATCAGGAACAATAAAATTACTATTAATACTTGCACCTTTGGGGGCTTTAATATTTAGGAGCTGGCGGAAAGTCAGGAAATATAGCtttaaattatga
- a CDS encoding PIR protein codes for MNDRACRILLSVKNSISDKLDKNQDYQFIIESNFNKYCTNGKCSNNLGKIDAGCLYLFDAFFESSSVFESVAKSNTNIVDYIMIWLSYMLNLKEQIGNETNLQYFYKTFINNDKYKKPITGVEKYYENYKDLIDKKKYFWDLDSNIISNFYKALILLCEMYTNFDEKSSFCSICSQNAKKFVNIYKEINQNNNITSDSSYNKILSILENDYNNFKKYCNTKGGKCEEYPTLPTIENTRSSGQFSEDTSSNSSITSKLFTVLSIFGAIAFFLGISYKYSLFGFRKQVQKQKLREKLKNIKKRMNH; via the exons atgaatgaCAGAgcg tgtagAATACTCCTTTCTGTAAAGAACTCGATTTCCGATAAATTAGACAAAAACCAAGATTATCAATTTATTATTGAAAGCAATTTCAATAAGTATTGTACTAATGGCAAATGTAGTAATAATCTCGGAAAAATTgatgctggatgtttatatttgtttgatgCATTCTTTGAGAGTTCTTCTGTGTTTGAGTCTGTTGCAAAAAGTAATACCAATATTGTTGAttacattatgatatggttgagttatatgttaaacctaaagGAACAAATAGGAAATGAGACCAAtctacaatatttttataagacatttataaataatgataagtATAAAAAGCCTATAACTGGcgttgaaaaatattatgaaaattataaggatcttatagataaaaaaaaatatttttgggATTTGGATAGTAATattatatctaatttttataaagcattaatattattatgtgaaatGTATACTAATTTTGATGAAAAATCATCATTTTGCTCAATCTGTTCGCAAAATGCTAAgaaatttgttaatatatataaagaaattaatcaaaataataatattactaGTGATAGTTcctataataaaatattgtctattttagaaaatgattataataattttaaaaaatattgtaataCTAAAGGTGGTAAATGTGAAGAATATCCAACCCTTCCAACGATAGAAAACACACGAAGTTCTGGGCAATTTTCTGAAGATACATCATCAAATTCGTCGATAACAAGcaaattatttacagttttatcgatatttggtgcaatagcattttttttgggaatttcttataag tattcattatttggatttcggaaacaagttcaaaaacaaaaattaagagaaaagctaaaaaatataaagaagagaatgaatcattaa
- a CDS encoding PIR protein, whose translation MDYKLCGRFRHLRNYFPDELGKISDYDFHDNGKIEKYCPIVGSKNKCETEAYKINAGCLWLLEQNIVNRISDLSKDQAKAFIMYIMIWLIYMLNLKKDKNINYLKDFYEANIKDNSHYTNCKKGNIDCSNSLKNKLGYNNFKEIIKENEYFMNMDMNIISNFYDAFKSLCNMYIEYDASSPDCNQISQDANEFAEKYKKLNDDSNNTDGSSHSQILSILSNDYDNFKKKYNNDQYCKSLSLPTIEKKKNIVKSSEKMIEQISEVASSSSSIANKLIIALSIFAAIPIFWGFSYKYSLFGFRKRAQKQHLRKKLKK comes from the exons atgGATTATAAGCta tgtggcAGGTTTCGTCATTTGAGAAACTATTTTCCCGATGAATTAGGAAAAATTTCAGATTATGATTTTCATGATAATGGGAAGATTGAGAAGTATTGTCCTATTGTAggttcaaaaaataaatgtgaaaCTGAGGcctataaaataaatgctgGATGTCTATGGTTGTTAGAGCAAAATATTGTTAATAGGATTAGTGATTTAAGTAAAGATCAGGCTAAAGCGTTTATTATgtacattatgatatggttaatttatatgttaaacctaaaaaaagataaaaacaTTAACTACCTAAAAGATTTTTATGAAGCGAATATAAAGGATAACAGTCATTATACTAATTGTAAAAAAGGTAATATAGATTGTAgtaattcattaaaaaataaactgggatataataattttaaggaGATCATAAAAGAAAACGAATATTTCATGAATATGGATATGAACATTATTTCTAacttttatgatgcatttaaatcattatgtaacatgtataTTGAATATGATGCAAGCAGTCCAGATTGCAACCAAATTTCGCAAGATGCTAATGAATTTgctgaaaaatataaaaaacttaATGATGATTCTAATAATACTGATGGAAGTTCACATAGCCAAATATTGTCTATTTTGtcaaatgattatgataattttaaaaagaaatataataatgatcaATATTGCAAATCTTTATCCCTTCCAACgatagaaaagaaaaaaaatattgtaaaaaGTTCTGAAAAAATGATTGAACAAATTTCCGAAGTtgcatcatcaagttcgtcgatagcaaacaaattaattatagctttatcgatatttgctGCAATACCAATTTTTTGGGGattttcttataag tattcgttatttggatttcggaaaagagctcaaaaacaacatttaagaaaaaagctaaaaaaataa
- a CDS encoding PIR protein, giving the protein MNDGMCNKFFALRNWFPDQLSRDGNYQFKSYNNHSFCTNINCETDIDKINAGCLWLFKAIFFDSYSFKTYAKNNINMVEYIMIWLSYILSLKKDNSIKNLKEFYDQYISNDKEYTSPISGVEAYYSSYKDLMDKKNGLMSIGIKDISKFYDAFKLLCEICTEIDASTSNCSNYLQKAKEFAKKYDDLNENYNNTKGSPYNQVLSTLSNDYNNIKNKCNHFPSLPTFSRRSVIKNTLISITFIFVAISICLGIAYKYSLFGFRKRFQKQKLREKLKNVKKRMNH; this is encoded by the exons atgaatgaCGGCATg tgTAATAAATTCTTTGCTTTAAGGAACTGGTTTCCCGATCAATTGAGCAGGGATGGAAATTATCAATTTAAAAGTTATAATAACCATAGCTTTTGTACTAATATAAACTGTGAAACTgatatcgataaaattaatgctggatgtttatggTTGTTCAAagcaattttttttgattcttATTCGTTCAAGACatatgcaaaaaataatatcaatatggttgaatacattatgatatggttaagttatattttaAGCCTAAAGAAAGATAATAGCATCAAAAATCTAAAAGAATTTTATGATCAATATATAAGTAATGATAAGGAGTATACTAGTCCTATATCTGGTGTTGAAGCTTATTATAGTAgttataaggatcttatggataaaaaaaatggtttGATGAGTATTggtattaaagatatatctaaattttatgatgcatttaaattattatgtgaaaTTTGTACTGAAATTGATGCAAGCACTTCAAATTGCTCAAACTATTTACAAAAAGCCAAAGAATTtgctaaaaaatatgatgatcttaatgaaaattataataacacTAAAGGCAGTCCCTATAATCAAgtattgtctacattatcaaatgattataataatataaaaaataaatgtaatcaTTTTCCATCACTTCCAACTTTTTCACGAAGAtcagtaataaaaaatacactaatttcaattacatttatatttgttgcaatATCAATTTGTTTGGGAAttgcttataag tattcgttatttggatttcggaaacgatttcaaaaacaaaaattaagagaaaagctaaaaaatgtaaagaagagaatgaatcattaa